The proteins below are encoded in one region of Sander lucioperca isolate FBNREF2018 chromosome 11, SLUC_FBN_1.2, whole genome shotgun sequence:
- the LOC116055489 gene encoding 5-hydroxytryptamine receptor 3A, with amino-acid sequence MKPNAVVAQQKAEERGPAVENKALQELRSLSRDLQAVRLQVEQQLGGSQSSEEWIQVGFIIDRLLFGLYILFISVSFFTIIIIWVNSYSQ; translated from the coding sequence ATGAAACCCAACGCTGTGGTGGCACAGCAAAAAGCAGAGGAGAGGGGGCCAGCGGTGGAGAACAAGGCCCTGCAGGAGCTGAGGAGCCTGAGCAGAGACCTCCAGGCCGTCCGCCTTCAGGTGGAGCAGCAGCTGGGTGGAAGCCAGAGCTCGGAGGAGTGGATCCAGGTGGGTTTCATCATAGACCGCCTGCTGTTCGGCCTCTACATCCTCTTCATATCAGTCAGCTTCTTTACCATCATCATTATCTGGGTAAACTCGTACAGTCAGTAG
- the LOC118496278 gene encoding 5-hydroxytryptamine receptor 3A-like, protein MALKDTTLKSLPPSARPTVVTFLVLIPAACSAIKLNCSQPNQPALLEALTPFFNLSSIRPVMNMTTCTNITTDFTMYAIIGVDEKAQLLLTYLWLTYRWMNEFVSWDPIKCGTNVISLPREKFWVPDIVINEFMDENTAPFVPYVYLYSDGLVHDAQPVRVVSSCNLDIYTFPFDVQNCTMTFSSYIHLAMDIKIFLGKSPEDITEYSKEVMTTMGEWELLDITTHKYSHVLNDKKLPGQVFCFFPMQIRIRRRATLYVVNLLIPSCFLITVDLFSFLLPPQTVDRSTFKMTLILGYTVFLLIMNDLLPITGNTIPLINVFFSVCLALMVTSLLETILITNLLCGSADFSPVPRWIQVLVLQILGRLICLPQKTKELRDLGGLIHAYEI, encoded by the exons ATGGCACTCAAGGATACTACACTGAAG TCTCTCCCTCCATCAGCCAGGCCCACTGTGGTCACGTTTCTCGTTCTTATACCAG CTGCGTGCAGTGCCATCAAGCTAAACTGTTCTCAGCCCAACCAACCAGCCCTGCTGGAGGCTCTGACTCCATTCTTCAACCTGAGCTCCATACGACCCGTCATGAACATGACCACTTGCACCAACATCACCACAGACTTTACCATGTATGCGATAATAGGAGTG GATGAAAAGGCTCAACTCTTGCTCACTTACCTTTGGCTAACTTAT cgGTGGATGAACGAGTTTGTCAGCTGGGACCCAATCAAGTGCGGCACCAACGTGATATCTCTTCCCAGAGAGAAGTTTTGGGTGCCAGATATTGTAATTAATGAATt TATGGATGAAAACACAGCCCCCTTTGTCCCGTATGTGTATCTGTATAGTGACGGTCTGGTGCATGATGCTCAACCAGTCAGAGTTGTCAGCTCCTGTAACCTCGATATCTACACCTTCCCCTTCGATGTACAGAACTGCACTATGACTTTCAGCTCCTACATCCACTTAG CGATGGACATAAAGATTTTCCTGGGGAAAAGTCCAGAGGACATCACAGAGTACTCCAAGGAGGTGATGACCACCATGGGGGAGTGGGAGCTGCTGGATATCACCACCCACAAATACAGCCATGTCCTTAACGATA AAAAGTTACCTGGCCAAGTGTTTTGTTTCTTCCCTATGCAGATCAGAATTAGACGCCGGGCCACCCTCTATGTGGTGAACCTGCTGATCCCCAGCTGCTTCCTCATCACAGTGGACCTCTTCAGCTTCCTGCTGCCTCCCCAGACTGTGGACCGGTCCACCTTCAAGATGACCCTCATCCTGGGCTACACTGTCTTCCTGCTCATCATGAATGACCTGCTGCCTATTACCGGAAACACCATACCTCTCATaa aTGTGTTCTtctctgtctgcctggctcTGATGGTGACCAGTCTACTGGAGACCATCCTCATTACCAACCTGCTGTGTGGCTCTGCTGACTTCTCTCCCGTTCCTCGCTGGATCCAAGTGCTTGTTCTGCAAATTTTGGGCCGCCTCATTTGCCTGCCTCAGAAGACTAAAGAACTAAGAGATTTAGGTGGTTTAATACATGCGTACGAAATTTAG
- the LOC116055185 gene encoding 5-hydroxytryptamine receptor 3E-like yields the protein MFSLLAPCSSIMLNCSRPDPPSLLEALEPVFNMRSIRPVMNVSTPTNDEKAQVLKTYIWQKLKWRNEFVRWDPEECGSSWITIPRNLLWVPDMVINEFMEKNSAPFVPYSYLFSNGFVFDEQPVKVISSCRLNIYTFPFDTQTCCLSFNSYLLSMAAMPIDLSSTAEDIFRFSKEVMTTKGEWELVGLTTKTFILPAEVGLYQEIRFYVSVRRRATLYVVNLLIPSCFLITVDLFSFLLPPQTVDRSAFKMTLILGYTVFLLIMNNLLPITGNTIPLINVFLCLCLALMVASLLETILITNLLCGSARYSPVPHWVRVFVLHILGHLVRFPPKPRDLDSTVIQNPSAQEMKVSSLVAEDSETPEQKGPLDEDKALQELRSLGRELQVIRLQVEQQLGKSQSSEEWIQVGFIIDRLLFSFYILFISVSFFTIIIIWVQSYNKS from the exons ATGTTTTCCTTGTTAGCTCCGTGCAGTTCCATCATGCTGAACTGCTCTCGACCTGACCCACCTTCCCTGCTGGAGGCACTCGAACCAGTCTTCAACATGAGATCCATTCGAcctgtcatgaatgtgtcaaCCCCCACCAAT GATGAAAAGGCCCAGGTCCTGAAAACGTATATCTGGCAAAAATTA AAATGGAGAAATGAGTTTGTCAGGTGGGACCCAGAAGAGTGCGGTTCTTCATGGATTACAATTCCAAGGAATCTGCTCTGGGTACCAGATATGGTCATCAATGAATT TATGGAGAAGAACTCAGCTCCATTTGTCCCATACAGCTATCTGTTTTCTAATGGCTTCGTGTTTGATGAACAGCCTGTCAAAGTGATCAGCTCCTGCAGGCTCAACATCTATACGTTTCCATTTGACACCCAGACCTGCTGTTTAAGCTTCAACTCCTACTTACTCTCTA TGGCTGCTATGCCAATTGACCTCTCATCAACTGCAGAGGATATATTTAGATTCTCTAAAGAAGTGATGACAACTAAGGGTGAGTGGGAACTAGTTGGACTCACAACGAAGACATTCATACTACCAGCTGAGGTCGGACTGTACCAAGAGATTCGCTTCTAT GTGTCAGTGAGGCGCCGAGCCACCCTCTATGTGGTGAACCTGCTGATCCCCAGCTGCTTCCTCATCACAGTGGACCTCTTCAGCTTCCTGCTGCCTCCCCAGACTGTGGACCGGTCCGCCTTCAAGATGACCCTCATCCTGGGCTACACCGTCTTCCTGCTCATCATGAATAACCTGCTGCCTATTACCGGAAACACCATACCTCTCATAA ATGTGTTCCTGTGTCTGTGCCTGGCTCTGATGGTGGCAAGTCTACTGGAGACTATACTCATCACAAACCTGCTGTGTGGCTCCGCTCGCTACTCCCCAGTCCCTCACTGGGTCAGAGTGTTTGTTCTTCACATCCTCGGCCACCTTGTACGGTTTCCTCCAAAGCCCAGAGATCTAGACAGCACAGTCATCCAAAATCCTTCTGCACAAG AAATGAAAGTCTCCTCTCTGGTGGCAGAGGACAGCGAGACTCCAGAACAGAAGGGGCCGCTGGATGAGGACAAGGCCCTGCAGGAGCTGAGGAGCCTGGGCAGGGAACTCCAGGTCATCCGCCTACAGGTGGAGCAGCAGCTGGGCAAAAGCCAGAGCTCAGAGGAGTGGATCCAGGTGGGTTTCATCATAGACCGCCTGCTGTTCAGCTTCTACATCCTATTCATATCAGTCAGCTTCTTTACCATCATCATTATCTGGGTGCAGTCATACAACAAATCCTAA
- the LOC116055388 gene encoding receptor-transporting protein 3-like: MMSHSHKLFVYCADQLSVSVASSTTSNTGTDRMAQPEWTCIFQMKTKDLKQGDAWRLEFDEIIVPDCPNPGWEQYIRNTCARFKCTKCGRGWPSNRVMVVFHMRLTSGHGIVKVRPFRQNCKQCSGAPMEKPSIPSENIDILLENLVKKIRIKCYHEHLDKGHRPFISLDVKSPHEPDHCEACMLGICTRN, from the exons ATGATGAGTCATTCTCACAAGCTGTTTGTATACTGTGCGGATCAGCTGTCCGTGTCTGTCGCTTCCTCAACCACCAGCAACACTGGCACTGACAGGATGGCACAGCCAGAGTGGACATGTATCTTCcagatgaaaacaaaagatCTTAAACAAGGAGACGCCTGGCGTCTGGAGTTTGATGAAATTATTGTACCTGACTGCCCAAACCCAGGCTGGGAGCAGTACATCAGGAACACATGTGCAAG GTTCAAATGCACCAAGTGTGGAAGAGGCTGGCCTTCCAACCGGGTGATGGTGGTCTTTCACATGCGCCTAACATCTGGGCATGGCATTGTCAAGGTGAGGCCCTTCCGTCAGAATTGCAAGCAGTGCAGCGGAGCTCCAATGGAGAAGCCCAGCATCCCCTCAGAGAACATCGACATCCTCCTGGAGAATCTGGTGAAGAAGATAAGAATCAAATGCTACCATGAACACCTGGACAAAGGACACAGGCCTTTTATTAGCCTGGATGTCAAAAGTCCCCATGAGCCTGATCATTGTGAGGCCTGCATGTTAGGCATCTGTACAAGGAATTGA
- the LOC116055389 gene encoding receptor-transporting protein 3-like, with product MAEPEWTSIFQITAKNLKNSWRLEFDESIVPNRQLPGWKKSIVYTSARFNCSKCGRRWSSNKVMVVCSMRLEYGQGVVKVRPSRQNCKICSDAPMEKPSIFSENIKPLLQNLVEKIRIKCYNEDLGRKKKSFRSFDAKSPHEPAHCEACMQGICPKTKYY from the exons ATGGCAGAGCCAGAGTGGACAAGTATCTTCCAGATTACAGCAAAGAATCTTAAAAACTCCTGGCGTCTGGAGTTTGATGAAAGCATTGTGCCTAACCGCCAACTACCGGGCTGGAAGAAGTCTATTGTTTACACAAGTGCACG GTTCAACTGCAGCAAGTGTGGAAGACGCTGGTCTTCCAACAAGGTGATGGTGGTCTGCAGCATGCGCCTGGAATACGGGCAGGGCGTTGTCAAGGTGAGGCCCTCCCGTCAAAACTGTAAGATTTGCAGCGACGCTCCGATGGAGAAGCCAAGCATCTTCTCAGAGAACATCAAACCCCTCCTGCAGAATCTGGTGGAGAAGATAAGAATCAAATGCTACAATGAAGACCTGGGCAGAAAGAAAAAGTCCTTTAGAAGCTTTGATGCCAAAAGTCCCCATGAGCCTGCACATTGTGAGGCCTGTATGCAAGGCATCTGTCCAAAGACAAAGTACTATTAG